Within the Populus trichocarpa isolate Nisqually-1 chromosome 14, P.trichocarpa_v4.1, whole genome shotgun sequence genome, the region AGAATCTAACAACTCCGATCCATAGCCATGCAAGTAGGAATCGTGTTTGGAACGCTACGTCACCTAGAATACGGCGTGCATAACTCCCTCTCGTCTCCTCTTCTCTCATTCCATTCCATGCTTCCTCGCGGGTCTACTTGACTGGATGGAGGAGAGAGACCCTTTTTTGGTGGGCATTCGGCAAGATAAAAGACTAGGCTAGGATTCGCAGAGACTGTGGACTTTGAAAACATGAGTTGCTGTCGTCGGCTCCTCGGCACCACCCCTTTCatttttaccatcttttcaAAGGGCCCAAACGTTTTTGTCAAAACCAGCCACCTCACAAATACTACCGGCCTGTAGCAAGTCTAATTATGGTGATTTCAGATTTATGCTGGATTCGGATTAAAGATGAATTGAGCTAGCTAGCTTTGAATTCTTAATGCAAATAAAGCAAGTTTCTCTACGTACTAAATCGTCAAAATGATTATTACTTGGTAATTTTCCGGCGACAACCTACATATATACCTGTAGAAAGACATTTCAAGGGCCATTAGAACAGGGTGATTGATCGGCCAGGGGTCCCCTCCAAGCCCCCGCTGGATGGATTGGCTTATACCTTAGCATGCACGGCAGAAATTACTAGGAATCTAAAGAAAGGAAAGCgatgattaaatataaaatgataaatggCTATACGGACGTACTTATTCTAACAAATTAATGGTGTTCAGAGGAGTAGGTGAGGTATGATTTGTTTATATCTGCTTGAATACGTGGGTCTAGCTGGATGTGCtgtctgaaaagaaaaaagcagcagcggaagaagatgaaaaagaagaagatgccaATGCACGAAAAAAAATACGTGGATTTAGCAAAATGACagctttgcttcttcttcttctttttctcccccTATTTGTTACTGCAGGTTAGGCAAAATTTAAATCttcttattaaaattattttttaatattttaatatgataatattaaaaatattttttaatatattttcaaataaaaaaactataatttctaaaCATCACCTTGTTGCCTCCACATGGAGGCTTGTGGCTGCTGGGAACCCCTCCCATATCACTTACTGAGACATTAGATATCTAAATGACCCCATTCTCAAGTGTCAGAGAGGCCCGTGATCCAGAGAGAGATGGGTCAGCAAAGCAGGGTTGTACAGctttctaataattatttttttaaatattttttatttaaaaatatattaaaataatattttattatttttaaaaaattatttttaacataattatataaattggtGTATACAGCCaactcttttttaatatatatacatgcgataatggttttttttaaagaaaaaaaaatgggagcgcgtatttgttttagaatttaaaaagtgtttttaaaattttaaaattttttgttttaaattatttttttatgattttaatatgttatattaaaaataaatagtataaaataaaaaataatattttaatatattttaaataaaataacatttttaaaacaaaaatctcaaatattacCTGAGTGACCGCCACAGCTTTCAAGAAAAATTCAGTTTGTGTAATCATTGCTTGCGCAGGTATGGATTTGATGTGTCATTGACATTCTGAGGCGCATTTTCTTTGATAACAAGGGTACACtcatagcataaaaaaaaaaaaaaagggtacaCTCATAGCATACAGAAAAATGaatcaatcaaacccaaaattgactaaaaacaaaatcataaggTGATAATTTACgaacctttttaaaataaaaattaagtggttattttaattaacgtgaaaaaaaaaaaagacatgtttttgAGTGTTTTTGTTAAACTCGGTCACGCATGTTGGTATTAAAGAGACCTTTAGCATCAATTCCTCAGCTAGATCGAGCATTTGACTTGatatgtataaaaataacatagattattataaaaaaaatagatttggttttgaaaaaaaatttaatttgatatcttttttaaatgttaCAGCATTAacatattgaattaatattggTCAACTCAAGATaactataaaattcaaaactcaagTTACGGAGATGaccataatattttaatttatttgatgagttatttattttttttttctctctcttcttgttTAGGCcttcaaacacaattttttttagagcCGTTGGAATAGTCGAGTCGTTGTCATTCTTTCAAGGTGACACATGTCAAATAAAGAGATCGATATGGCTCTAATGATCATGTCTTATTCTGTCATATCCCACATCGGTGAGTGAGGGATTAGTAGCTGGCCTTGTTAAGAGTATTGGTTGCTAACTTGTCATACGTGTTTTGGGgcgtcaggttcagatatgggCTCGCGTCACTtagaacaaaaccgtgaggttGGTAAAGCTCAAAGTGGACAATACATGGCAAGTTAGGTCGGGCtattacatttggtatcagagtctaGTTCATTGGCTGTTTGGTTGTTCCAACGGAGTCGTCGAGCTCCTTAAGAGGGGTGGATTGtcatatcccacatcggcgggtgagggaTTGATAGCTGACCTTATTAAGAGTGATGGTTGCTAACTTGTTATACGCATTTTGGGACGTCATGCTCAGATGTGGGCTCGCgtcaccaagaacaaaaccgtgaggacGGTAAgacccaaagcggacaatacaTGACAAGCTGGGTTGGGCTGTTAcatattctctctcttttcttcttctttttctcccctCCCGTCATTTCTTGtggatgtctttttttttttagaaagagaagGGCTTTTTTTCTTCGCTTTTAATTCCAACCCCCTCATTTTTAATCGCGAGAACCTTATACTAAAATAACCACATCATAATACCAAGCCCAAATATTAACCTAACCAACCGAGAAGGAACCTAAtaggaaaaacaagaaactaTGATCATAAACAAAACTCAAAGAATGAGAACAAGGGGGGGAGGCAAAAAAGTGATGCACATTCAATAAAACAGTAAGATACCTAGGCTAATAATcagtatttttaagaattttattattaatattttgagaaGATAATACATGCATGTGAGGTTAATCTCGTTcctaaaagtattttaaattctaattgtGATGCAAGTGCAAAGAAGTATCCATAAATGTGGAAGGCACAATTTTCGCTTGAGCAACGAATGTTGCTGTCTTTGGGAAAACGAAGGCGATGGTTGCTCGCAGtccaaaaccataattttagtATTGTCGTCCGTCCCCATTTCCTGTCGCCTCAGAACAAGGCCCATCGCTTTAACTAGGCCATGGTGCGTCGACcccaccttcttcttcttcttcttctttcattcgTGTTTCTGGTTTTGTTTGCTCATATACTTTGAAATAAACTTGATGCTGTGGCACTCAGGAGACTACATACAAATCcctcaatttattattattattcttaattaaCATATGCTAAAATGTATGTCTTGGTATTTCAATGTAGTAAGCCTTTTACAATTAGGTCCTTAAaagtttttgtttctaatttcatTCTATAACGATTAGTTTTAATGGGTATTAGACTTTGTgatctattttaatttgttttcatagaTTTATCTTACCTGAGTTTGACAAGTTGatctaagttatttttttaattgattttttttctcaacgctatcattcaacattgtgttgattgagaatttgactttgtattttttttatttgttttctatgaggttatcacagtCTTATGACCCGAGTTGCAAGTTTTGCGAGGTAGCATGCCGACTTAGGttttttgggtcattttttaattgatttttttttatatttcatcattcaacattgaattgattgaaaattcgactttattttttctttatattgagttatctcagtcttatgatttgattttggcaagttaactcaggttgactcagatttttttaattgacttttttcaatttaatcctcaacattgggttaattgagaattgcgcttcataattttttttattttctttatatgaggttattttgGTCTCATGATCCGGGTTAGTCCGTTTGcctcgagttttttttaattaattttttttttcaatttcatcctttaatattgggttgtttggaaattaagtttcataatttattttggtttcctTTCTATGAAAGTATCCcggtctcatgacttgggtcacgGGTTTGGTCGATTAACTCTAGTggttttttcatgtctttttttaattgattttaattttaatttcatcattcaacattaaattgattgagaattgagccttataaattattttatttttttgtacggttatctcagtctcataactaaggtttggtaggttaactcaGATTGActcaacttatttttctaattgaattttattttttaattttatcttttaatattgggttgattgagaattagactcattattattttttacttgcttTCTACAATGTTATTGGggtctcatgatccaagttgaagatttgacagattaactcgAGTCAATCTAAGTAAATCCAATacgttgtttttatatttttttaaaaatatcatttttattttttaatcaaactatatttttactggtCATTCAGTTATCTTTAAATCCGTGAAGTTAACTATatcatatcaatttaatttccatataatttatttcttttttcatgtcaaCGACATTTTCGAATTTTTTCTTACATTCAACAAAATTATCTAGTATCATACTATACATAAATAGAGTGTGCTCGTGGCTATTCCTTCATTCCTTTCCTGTTGTTCAATTCAAGTCTTCACTAAATTAGATTAGTTTGATGTCAATTTCACAAACTTTATTTTGACTCATTCATAGGCCTTAAATAATCAAACTCTTGAACATATGACCACAAATTTTAAACCCAACTCTCTGATTCTCGGATaatgggtcaattttttttattttatataaaaaagtaaaaataacatattttttttaaaataaaaaataaaaaataaatcaatgaatcAATGAATATTTACTTGGATAACCAAGTCATTAACTCAAATTTTTAATCATAtcaaagatagtttttttttttattagtgcaCGACTCCATACGCATAGAGTGGAAATATATATGACAaaaggattttaatttttacaatctTTCTTAAATCTTATCTTTAATTAGGAGGTAGAACAACTACCGAGCTCAAACCTGCGTAGAAAAAGCCCTAATTATATCCGAACACCCCCATTAACCAATCGGGCATACAGacttattttccttttcccatGAGGAATGCTGTAACATATGCTCCATTAGTCTAACAGCGTGGTAAGACTTGCATCTCACTTAGCACACAACATAAAACACAAGCAATTTCCAAGCTTTGTCTTTGATTTATTCTTGTTTCTGCTCCACCAagtttcttgaaattcattCCTTGTCAAATTTCACAATCCCCTGCTTTGGCAAAGAATCTGACTGGCCCTCTATAAAATCAATCTATCCTGGTTAGCTTTGAAAAACAGAGGTTTTTTTTGGCGCAAAACTCGATCTGGGTCTTGTTCAAAGATGCGCTTGGTCTCATCTGGCTCAATGCTATTATCTCCGCTTTGTCTGCCAAATTGGTATGCTCCCTCCACTGGGATACCATTCAACAATTCACTTTGTTTAATGCCGAGGAAGGATCAAAGAAATATTGTTTGTGCCTGTGTGGCTCCTCCTCGACCCAACATAGGGAGGGAGGGATTTTCCGCAAACAAATTCACTGTAAAGTTTCTGCATTCTATGTTCAGTATTCTTGCTTTATTTATTGACTGCTGCTGGTTTCTGCTATATCTTATGTTCGTGTTTTTCTGTTGCTTATTCATGCTCGGTATTTTAGGGAATTTTTTCTGCAGCCCGcccaccttcttcttctttgtgttAAATTAATGTAATTGTGAATTGGGtggatttttctcaattttttaaatttatttcattgataCGATCTTTTGCGTTGGTTTGAATGGATATATTCCATTGATCACGTAACTAGGATTCATATAAACCAGAGAAATTAAGCAGGATAGGTGAACCGGAGGAGGATGATTCTGATGTTCTCATCGAATGCAGAAATGTTTACAAGTCATTTGGGGAGAAGCATATATTAAGAGGTGTGAGCTTCAAGGTGAATTTTTCTCTCGAAGTTATGTTTGCTATTTAACAACTCTTTTTGTGGCTTATTTTGCTATTAGATTGTTCTTCATATTAGCACAAAAACAGCTTTCTTGCGGCTAGCACTCTTCTTTTAGCAGTTTTGTAATCCAACTTCTTGACCGGTATTGAAGTAAAACCATGCGagttattaataattttagcaATCATTTGCATGTTATGCATTCCCCCCAAGGCAACGCCTATCAGTCTCTGCTTGTATTGTCTTGCTGTTTCTGCATGTCCCCTGGTTTGCATGTCCGCAATTTTTATGGTTAATTGATGTTTCCCTGTGGATCCTTAGTTGCCTTCTGTGAGAGAAGATTTTTATGGTTAATTGCGTTGTCTTGACAAGTAATGTTACCCCATTGTTTACTGTAAGCGAAGACATTTGGTGCAAAATTCTGTGTTTCTGTTACTCAGACCAACAAAGAGACAAATGTTTAAGATTATTGATTTCTTAAAACTATTTCAATAATTCCTTTTGGGGGAAGGCAGCGTTGTGATAATTACTTGAGTAATTCAAGTTCATCTACCTTTTCGTGTCATTTATTCTGTATCGTCTTATCTGTGCGGTGATAAGTTTCCACTTATGCAGATCAGACACGGTGAAGCAGTTGGAATAATCGGACCTTCTGGCACTGGTAAATCTACAATTTTGAAGATTATTGCAGGACTTCTTGCTCCGGACAGGGTAATGATCAAATCAAGTTTCTTGTTGCCTCTATCTTTATGTAACCTATTACTATCCTGGCCTGAAGCAACTGGGCTGTGCCTCCGTTTTTAAGTAGGCAGTTTTACATAAACCATATCTAATGGCAGGGTGAGGTTTATATTCGAGGTAAAAAGAGAGATGGTTTGATCAGCGATGAGGTGATGTCTGGGCTTCGAATTGGATTGGTAAatctttattttagttattaattgAAGGGTTATGTCTCCTGTGCTATTTTATCAGTGGTTTTACTTTTCACTTATTCTTCATGGCAGGTGTTTCAAAGTGCAGCACTTTTTGATTCTTTGACTGTGCGTGAAAATGTTGGTTTCCTTTTGTAAGATACAGATTACTCTTTTCTTCTCAGGAGTTGGAACTGATAGCATGACTTTAATGCAATTCCTTTTctggaggaaaaaagaaagctcATTTCTTAATGCTTTTGTCTTGCTTAGATACGAAAATTCTAGCATGTCGGAAGAGCAAATCATGGATCTTGTGGCAGAAACTTTGGCTGCAGTTGGTTTAAAGGTATGTTTGCAATGTGAAATTTTTCATTTGTGTAGCATCAGGTGGCTCTTTCCCAGCTAAGAAATCATCTCCTGACAGGTTGCTGTTcccttaatttaatatatttaagctACATATATGCATTACACTTTTGTCACCTATGCAATGCTGTCAATTTCCTGCTGAAGCATTAGGAACTGTCTTCATTTCCTAATGCTAGTTTCCAGCATTGCATAAGGCTTAGAAACCGTCTCCTTTTCCCTGCTTTCTTATTCAAGCCTCTATTGAAGATAATGAAACCCTTTACTTTTAAGGTTGATGAAACTTAATATTCTGTTCAGGGAGTAGAGGACCGGCTACCTTCTGAATTATCTGGTGGAATGAAGAAAAGAGTTGCTCTAGCTCGGTCTATAATTTTTGATACCACAAAGGAAACAATTGAACCAGAGGTATTTAAGCAACTgaattgattttgttctttaatcTTTTTGGTTTTCACTGATAGCAACTGATGTTGTCTTTATATATGGCTGCACCAAGACCATTTTCTGATGGTAAACATTCTTTGATGAAAAACATGGTCAAAATGACTTATAGCAGCTGTAATTGTCTTAATATAGCAGCATGGAGATCATTTCTGATTGGTAAACAttctttgatgaaaaatatggtAAAGGAaattacttttttcttgtgattctCTGGTGGTTGGCATGCATTAAGAAATTTATACCAATAGGATGACCGACAATAAAATTCTATTTGTATGATTTTGTCTCATGGTGTTTTGTGCCACAACTTCCGAAGAGTTTGATGTGATTTTATCCTGCTTTGTGTTTTTTACCTGTTCCCTTGTATTTTTTCACATTGTGGAACAGGTACTCTTATATGATGAACCAACAGCTGGACTTGATCCAATAGCATCTACTGTAGTTGAAGATCTCATCCGCCATGTTCATATGAAAGGTGAGGATGCACGGAAACCTGGGAAGATCGCGTCTTATGTGGTGGTTACTCATCAACATAGTACCATTAGAAGGGCTGTTGACAGGTTAGCCGTGTCAAAAAGTTTTTCTAGTCTTGGACTTGTAAAGTGGCATTCCCTTAGTACTGCTTGATGTGTAGGTTGTTGTTTCTACATGAAGGAAAGGTTGTTTGGCAAGGAATTACTCAAGAATTCATGACATCAACCAAACCAATTGTTCAACAGGTAATAACTGTGGTGGTAGTTTTGAAACCTTTAGAGTTTAGACTTTGGTTTGCACCAAACTTCAAACAGTGAATTGTGTTTACATATGCCGTCAAACTACTAACTATATGCTAACGATATTGAATATTATAAAGGTGCAAAGTATTAACTACATGGTAAGTATAGCATCAGCTTGATGGTAAGTATTACATATTTGGTCAAATTGTGAGTGCTACAGTACTAATGAAAAGGGAGAAGATGTGACTTCCAGTGTCTGAAGGTATCTTATCAGTGGGATCTTTGATTCGCTGTCACTGAAATGTGAGGAAGTGTCATGTTCAATATCTGTTTCCTGCATGCTAGCAAGGCTTTGGTCTtgtattctctcttttttctcaattCCCTTTCTTCATGGTGGTGAAAACAGAAGGTAGCTGggctttctttttttgagaCAGGGTTATCGTGTTGCCTATATTGTGATGCATCATCTGTGTGAGTGCAATTTTTGAACGCACGCATTTCTGTGTGATGCGTGCGAGTGTGTGTGTGACTCTATTTCAGTTCTAACTTCAGTGCCTTCCCGTTTCTGTGTTTTCAGTTTGCATCTGGCAGCCTTGATGGGCCTATTAAATATTAGGACATAAACCATCGGTTTTCGTTTCAGACAAACTTCTGGGGGGAGTTTCAAGACATAGACCCTCGTAAACTGGTGCGTGCAAATTTTGCCACTTCCCGCCAGCTTTTCACTATTGCTAGCCTCTTGTAACTGGCTAATACAAAATGCTCTCAAAGGAATACACTAATTCAACCTTAGGGCACCATCTTGCTTTGAAAGAGCTGCTCCTCAATATATACTTTGCTGTATACCGTTAGATGGTAGTTAGTTTTGCATCTGTATGACTATTATTCTTTTTGGTTTCCAACTGAGACCATGAAATCGGGACATTCATGCTGGGTTCCGTTGTAGGAAAGGAAAGTGCATCTGAAAGCAATTTAGCGTTATGATTATGTATCCTCGATTCATTCATCTTATAGAGATACTGCTGCACCCAATTGTCATTGATAATGAATCTGTCCAGCTTCTCTCTAGTACCTCAGAGCTTTACCATCTTTTATTCCATCAGCAAATTTTAAGGCAATGATGGCAGCAGGAAACAAAAGATTGGGCTCGAGAATTGATTATTATGAACATCCCATTATCTCGCtttgggttttaattgattattatgAACATCCCGTTTTCTCTCGTTGGGTTTTAACAGCCACAACCGTTTGCATCTGTCAAACGTTAAAGAAAGTCTCCACatcttaaaacaaaagaaaacatacaaatttttttttttaaaaaagagaaatttcaaAGTGTTCTTACTGGAAAAAGCTTTAAATTTCTCTTGTATAAAGCATAAAAACAATGATTGTAGAGTGGTCTTTGTTTTTTGCTGCAAAAGAAgccttcttttcttcctttttgatTGGGACATGAATGACCTCCTGGAACTAATGGCTGTCTTCGGATACTATGTTTCTGGCTACTGCCTTGTAAACCATGTATACAATTCATAAACCATAAAGAAAAGGCTGTAAGAACGAAAAGGTTAAGGAATATGTTCACGTGTTATGGAATATGTTTGAGCCAGCTGGGTGATATTGGCATTCTTCAAGAGGTTTGTGTCATTCTTTGGAGAAAATCTCTCTGTTTGAGCCAGCTGGGTGATATTGGCATCAAGGTATAGGCGTTCCCCTGCTAATgcttatgtttctcttattgttTCATTTGTTGCTAACACTAGCATGAACACCACCATGAATGCTCATCCCCTAGTTGTTTTGCAAACTTCACAAACTCAGTCTATGTGTTttactcaattttaaaaagaaggCATTTCTAGTTCTCGTAGTGTCCATGGCCAAAAAGATTTATTGGGTCATCAAACAATTggttttgttcctttttttggATATTGTGTTGTCAAAAGAGCACAACAATGTAGTGAAAGCATTGTTTAGAGAAAACCCTCACTTTTATAGGGTTAACTACAAGGAAACTTAAACACATCGTCGTATATCTCGTAGGTGCCCCACGAGGTCAATCAttcatatttttgtaattttagtgATAACTTGAGTGAAGCTTAACGAGTGTTTTTTCATGCAAACTTCATTTCTCCTTCCACTTGTATATCCTTTTcacttctaaatttttttaggcCTTCTATATAAACATTGCACATGTTGCTACGTTTGCAACCTCCATAGAGAGAAGGAGATCTTTCTTCATCTTATGGCTATAAGAGGActtttaaagaaaagagaagaactTTTAATTCTTGGAAGACTTTTGACGTTCTAAAGTCCACTCAAAATTGGAGAAACTTTTATTTGTCTATGAAAGTTTGGGTGTTCTTGTATGGTCATGCTTGCCTCATTGATCAAAACTTTTATCACAATTGGTTCCAACAAGTTTTCTATCTTCAACATCTTTttgttaaatctttttaaataagCTTCGGTTCTCTCTCCTTCTAGTTgagctttttttattggtatgtTCATGCTGAAATAAACAATCAACTTATGACCTAAGTTAATAAAGTTAAGTATAGAACTTGGTTTCAGACTAAGATACCATACACACAAGGACCTATAA harbors:
- the LOC7457982 gene encoding protein TRIGALACTOSYLDIACYLGLYCEROL 3, chloroplastic — encoded protein: MRLVSSGSMLLSPLCLPNWYAPSTGIPFNNSLCLMPRKDQRNIVCACVAPPRPNIGREGFSANKFTDSYKPEKLSRIGEPEEDDSDVLIECRNVYKSFGEKHILRGVSFKIRHGEAVGIIGPSGTGKSTILKIIAGLLAPDRGEVYIRGKKRDGLISDEVMSGLRIGLVFQSAALFDSLTVRENVGFLLYENSSMSEEQIMDLVAETLAAVGLKGVEDRLPSELSGGMKKRVALARSIIFDTTKETIEPEVLLYDEPTAGLDPIASTVVEDLIRHVHMKGEDARKPGKIASYVVVTHQHSTIRRAVDRLLFLHEGKVVWQGITQEFMTSTKPIVQQFASGSLDGPIKY